The Thermococcus sp. genome includes a window with the following:
- a CDS encoding type II toxin-antitoxin system VapC family toxin, whose amino-acid sequence MLDSNVILKHLFGEHSISRLLALTEPYYNDIVYSEVLYLLIRNETGERPFTLKRRPELVRRSSGALTPALRLFKVLNYSPTTEHTLWEAERLIQRYGLLPGDAIIDAIILANCMETGLDALLTWDSDLLKWGNKVSKC is encoded by the coding sequence ATGCTCGATTCGAACGTTATACTAAAGCATCTCTTCGGCGAACACAGCATCTCAAGGCTCCTCGCCCTTACCGAACCCTACTATAACGATATTGTTTATTCCGAAGTTCTCTACTTGCTTATCAGGAACGAAACCGGTGAAAGGCCTTTTACACTCAAGAGAAGACCGGAGCTCGTTAGGAGATCCTCTGGAGCTTTGACACCAGCTCTCAGGCTGTTCAAAGTTCTGAACTACTCTCCCACAACCGAGCACACATTATGGGAAGCCGAAAGACTAATCCAACGCTACGGCCTACTTCCCGGTGATGCTATAATAGATGCTATAATACTGGCTAATTGTATGGAAACTGGATTAGACGCGCTCTTAACGTGGGATTCAGACCTCCTTAAGTGGGGAAATAAAGTTTCGAAGTGC
- a CDS encoding nucleotidyltransferase domain-containing protein gives MSLKVIKATIEKVSKKLGLKVDEIILFGSRARGDFRKDSDWDVLVVLSEPVSRKTELEAYKLIHRELLFKGVKADILFISKGELEKVKEDRGFVYYYALRDGLRV, from the coding sequence ATGAGCCTTAAGGTTATCAAAGCAACTATTGAAAAAGTTTCCAAGAAGCTCGGACTTAAGGTGGATGAGATAATCCTCTTTGGCTCGAGGGCGCGGGGTGACTTCAGGAAAGACAGCGATTGGGACGTTTTAGTTGTTCTCTCGGAGCCCGTGTCAAGGAAAACCGAGCTTGAAGCGTACAAACTCATCCACAGGGAGCTTCTCTTCAAAGGGGTAAAGGCGGATATCCTCTTCATCTCGAAGGGTGAACTTGAGAAGGTGAAGGAAGACAGGGGATTCGTCTACTACTACGCGCTGAGGGATGGCCTCAGGGTTTGA
- a CDS encoding HEPN domain-containing protein: MSFREWLNKAKKDLVLAKHSLELGYYDFASFHAQQCAEKALKAFLVARGRPIKRTHDIGELIILCSDVDPDFTKLFNEDVDILTAYAVEARYPTLHEPNREEAENAIKLAEFALEFVKRKLTSP; this comes from the coding sequence TTGAGCTTCAGAGAGTGGTTAAACAAAGCCAAGAAAGACTTAGTGCTGGCAAAACACAGTTTGGAACTTGGGTACTATGACTTTGCTTCATTCCACGCCCAGCAGTGTGCAGAGAAAGCGTTGAAGGCGTTTTTGGTCGCCAGAGGGAGGCCTATTAAGCGAACCCATGACATTGGTGAACTTATAATCCTGTGTTCTGATGTTGATCCTGACTTCACGAAACTGTTCAACGAAGACGTTGATATCCTAACCGCCTACGCTGTGGAGGCCAGATACCCAACACTTCACGAGCCAAACCGAGAAGAGGCGGAGAACGCAATAAAACTCGCGGAGTTTGCCTTAGAGTTTGTAAAAAGAAAGCTCACCTCACCCTGA
- a CDS encoding mRNA surveillance protein pelota, with protein sequence MQIIEEKPKEGKVKVKAETLDDLWHLYHIIDPGDVVYAKTLRKQAQRSDSLRAEKVEVIPVFLGVKAEKINFHKFANQVRVTGPIVYASREDVPLGKYHTITIEEGTVVTIQKPRWKEHHIERLKEAVEASKRARVMIVVIDEGEADMALVREYGVEILNSIRYNLGGKRYNTDRESEEKRFFHDVAKTMEEVMRREKVEKAIVAGPGFVKEDFYKFLKENYPELAKRVVIEDTSVTGRTGIYEVIKRGTVERVYHENRVAKEIQLVEKVLENIAKNNGLVAYGLREVEEAVNYGAVETLLVLDELLKGEHREKIEELMDAVRYSRGEVVVVSSEHEGGEKLKALGGLAALLRFRVR encoded by the coding sequence ATGCAGATAATCGAGGAGAAGCCCAAGGAGGGCAAGGTAAAGGTAAAAGCCGAGACGCTCGATGACCTCTGGCACCTCTACCACATAATCGACCCCGGCGATGTAGTTTACGCCAAAACCCTCCGCAAGCAGGCCCAGAGGAGCGATTCTCTGAGGGCCGAGAAGGTTGAGGTAATTCCGGTTTTCCTCGGCGTTAAAGCGGAAAAGATAAACTTCCACAAGTTCGCGAATCAGGTGCGCGTTACAGGACCAATCGTTTACGCGAGCAGGGAGGACGTTCCCCTCGGAAAATACCACACGATAACCATCGAGGAGGGAACTGTCGTTACCATTCAAAAGCCCCGCTGGAAGGAGCACCACATTGAAAGGCTGAAGGAAGCCGTCGAGGCCTCGAAGCGCGCGAGGGTGATGATAGTCGTCATCGATGAGGGCGAGGCTGATATGGCCCTCGTGAGGGAGTACGGCGTTGAGATTCTCAACAGCATACGCTACAACCTCGGCGGGAAGCGCTACAATACCGACCGCGAGAGTGAAGAAAAGCGGTTCTTCCACGACGTTGCAAAGACCATGGAGGAGGTCATGAGGCGCGAGAAGGTCGAGAAGGCCATCGTTGCCGGCCCCGGCTTCGTAAAGGAGGACTTCTACAAGTTCCTGAAGGAGAATTATCCGGAGCTTGCCAAAAGGGTCGTCATAGAGGACACGAGCGTGACGGGAAGAACGGGAATCTACGAGGTCATAAAGCGCGGAACGGTGGAGAGGGTCTACCACGAGAACAGGGTTGCCAAGGAAATTCAGCTGGTCGAGAAGGTGCTTGAGAACATAGCTAAAAACAACGGCTTGGTTGCCTATGGTCTTCGGGAGGTGGAGGAAGCGGTTAACTACGGGGCCGTCGAGACGCTTTTGGTGCTCGATGAGCTCCTCAAAGGAGAGCACAGGGAGAAGATCGAGGAGCTGATGGACGCGGTGAGGTATTCGCGCGGTGAAGTGGTGGTTGTCAGCTCTGAACATGAGGGCGGTGAAAAGCTCAAGGCCTTAGGCGGTTTGGCGGCCCTGCTGAGGTTCAGGGTGAGGTGA
- a CDS encoding type II toxin-antitoxin system RelE/ParE family toxin encodes MSYEVVLSRKSLKFLRNLSPKDRARIKESLLKLRENPWSMQYKKLKGYPFYRIRVGDYRVIYSVDETSKTVYVIRIGRRGNVYKDL; translated from the coding sequence ATGAGCTATGAGGTAGTGCTATCCCGGAAAAGCCTGAAATTTTTGAGAAACCTATCTCCTAAAGACAGGGCGAGGATAAAGGAATCCCTGCTCAAACTTAGGGAGAACCCGTGGTCAATGCAATACAAAAAATTGAAAGGGTATCCTTTCTATCGAATTCGAGTTGGGGATTACAGAGTTATCTACAGTGTTGATGAAACTTCCAAGACAGTCTATGTGATCAGAATAGGCCGTAGAGGAAACGTTTACAAAGACCTCTGA